The genome window CTCCACCGGCGCGACGGGACGGAGGATGATGGGGTAAAAGCTAACAAAGTTGTGATCCGCTCGCTTAGCCACATCACAAAACAAATATACCTCCCCCTCTATGGGCGGCCGAGGAACGGCCACTTCTTCCTCCCACCATTGCCCCTCAAACCAGTACCGTTTGGGCGCGACGGGACGGTCTTTATCTTTACAAGAATCACATAGGGTAGTCATTATCTCCCCACCTTTTTTAAGCCCCGCCTCATACGCTTCGGCGAGGAAGGGCTTGAGAATAAGAGCCAACGTCGATAGCCGGTCGGGATGTATAATACCAGATTGGCCGTACCATCGTTCCGCCGCTCTTTTTGCGATTTCGTCTAAGGTCATTTCGGGCCGTCCTTTCGTCTATTTCTCCATATCCGATTGATTGTCTTCCGCAAACCAAGAACATTCTCTGTCACATCGTATTTTCGTTGAGCGACAATCCCGCCATTCGGAAGAGTTTTGTACCTTGTGACTATATAGAATCTATCAGTCAATTCCCCATGCACCAAAATTGGCTCTTGCTTTGCCATATCATCCTCCTATCGGTTTCTCTCTCACGACCTCGGCACCCGGAGGGGCGGACTTGACCCAGATAGGCTTGTCGGCAAGCCGAAATTGTTCGACAACCATATTGATCCATTCCGGTTTGCATTCTCTTTTCTTCGGCCCCGTTTCGGCTCCGATGACACACCAATCAACCGACTCGAAGATCATGGGCGGTACAATAATTGGCCCAAGACAAGGCTCAAGCGATAGAAACAGATTCCCCGGAATACGAATAAGATGTTTCCCGCGTTCATCAAGGGTTTCCTGATTCTCGGCGGAGATGCCCCACCAGATATTGTTTTCCATAGTTAAATCATCGTCACACAGAAAGTCATAAATCAAGTCAGCCATTCGCTTCGGCCGCTTGGTTAGAACAAGAAAGGTATGCTGGGGAGCGAAAATCATCGTCCGCAAGACATCGTTAATAAACTCATCCGGCACGTCCTTATGGAAGAGGTCGCCCATGAATTGCACGCCGATGACGGCAGGTTTACGTAATCGGGATGGAGCCGACAATTCGAGTTCACGGAGAAGGGGTTTAGCGTCATGGTCGTCCGAATATGCTTTGCGCACATTATTACTAAACGTCGTATTGTTCATGTGCCGATCCGCCATCCTGATATGCCAACAATTTGCACACCCTTCAGAAACAGGCGTACACCGCATGGCAATCGGGTTCCAAGTGTGCGTCAGGTAATCAATCGGTGTTCGTTGCATGACAATCTTGCCGCCTTTCTTCTGTTTGCATCATACCTCATATGGCATGAGCGACACATTTGCATATAATCGTCTGGGTCGTCAAGTTTCCCGGTGAGGTTAGCCCAATTATATTTTGTGCCATTATCCTTTCTGCCGCATTTCTCACAATGATCGGCCCTACCAAGTATCTTGTATACTCGTTTATGGCAGGCTGAATATAGGGCGGCAGACCCTTTCCAGTTACCGTTCGATGGCCCCTGTTTCATATTCTTGTCTTTTGGCCCTCGACGAGGAATACCGACCGCATCCAACGCCCTCATAATGGTTGCCGCCGAGACTCCGACTTCACGGCCTAT of Candidatus Micrarchaeia archaeon contains these proteins:
- a CDS encoding DUF5131 family protein; translated protein: MQRTPIDYLTHTWNPIAMRCTPVSEGCANCWHIRMADRHMNNTTFSNNVRKAYSDDHDAKPLLRELELSAPSRLRKPAVIGVQFMGDLFHKDVPDEFINDVLRTMIFAPQHTFLVLTKRPKRMADLIYDFLCDDDLTMENNIWWGISAENQETLDERGKHLIRIPGNLFLSLEPCLGPIIVPPMIFESVDWCVIGAETGPKKRECKPEWINMVVEQFRLADKPIWVKSAPPGAEVVREKPIGG